One stretch of Bacteroidia bacterium DNA includes these proteins:
- a CDS encoding YebC/PmpR family DNA-binding transcriptional regulator, which translates to MSGHSKWSKIKRKKGANDARQSKVFSKMVKEIQVAVKQGGPDPEGNPRLRLAVQNAKGVNMPKDNIDRAINKASGADDATYHEVTYEGYAAAGVAVYVECTTDNINRTVANVRSYFNKFHGSFSTSGSLDFIFDSKGVFSFPIEEHDEDELMLELIDAGAEDVEVEDGEVTVYCAREDFGSMQKKLEALQIEPSEAGLKRLPKVHKKVDPENFRKVMRLIEVLEDDDDVKEVYHNVEMSDELMAAYEDQD; encoded by the coding sequence ATGTCAGGACATAGTAAATGGTCTAAAATAAAAAGGAAGAAAGGAGCGAATGATGCCAGGCAGTCCAAGGTTTTTTCTAAAATGGTAAAAGAGATCCAGGTGGCCGTGAAGCAGGGTGGACCTGATCCGGAAGGAAATCCGCGGCTCAGGCTGGCAGTGCAGAATGCCAAAGGTGTGAACATGCCAAAGGACAATATTGACCGCGCAATCAATAAAGCCTCTGGCGCTGACGATGCCACCTACCATGAAGTTACCTATGAAGGATATGCTGCGGCAGGTGTAGCGGTTTATGTGGAATGCACTACCGATAACATTAACCGTACGGTCGCTAATGTGCGTTCCTATTTCAATAAATTTCATGGCAGCTTCAGTACTTCCGGCTCCCTGGATTTTATTTTTGATTCAAAGGGCGTTTTTTCTTTTCCGATAGAAGAACACGATGAGGATGAGCTGATGCTGGAACTGATAGATGCAGGTGCGGAAGATGTGGAAGTAGAAGATGGCGAAGTAACCGTGTACTGCGCCCGTGAAGATTTCGGCAGCATGCAGAAAAAGCTGGAAGCGTTGCAGATTGAACCCTCAGAAGCCGGGTTGAAGCGCTTGCCTAAAGTGCATAAAAAAGTAGACCCCGAAAACTTCCGGAAGGTGATGCGCCTTATCGAAGTACTGGAAGACGATGACGATGTTAAGGAAGTATATCATAATGTGGAGATGAGTGACGAACTCATGGCCGCCTATGAAGATCAGGATTAA
- a CDS encoding helix-turn-helix transcriptional regulator, with protein sequence MNRIKEVLEQKGIKQTWLAEKLGKSYNMVNAYAQNRQQPRLELLMDIAIILDVDVKDLIISNKISD encoded by the coding sequence ATGAACAGAATTAAGGAAGTGTTGGAACAGAAAGGAATTAAGCAGACTTGGTTGGCTGAAAAACTTGGAAAGAGTTACAATATGGTAAATGCCTATGCTCAAAACAGACAGCAACCAAGATTGGAACTCTTGATGGACATTGCTATAATATTGGATGTTGACGTAAAAGACTTGATAATCTCGAATAAGATTTCTGATTGA
- a CDS encoding four helix bundle protein: MKEQIQNRTKKMALEIIKLSDYLPNKSVGWTFSNQIIRSATSVAANYRAVCRAKSDKDFISKMETVIEEADETLFWLEMIEESEVIADLGLQIDDSKNQQSQINHLKSEVNELISIFVVSVKTVKNRLNQKPSILNQK; encoded by the coding sequence ATGAAAGAACAGATACAAAATAGAACAAAGAAGATGGCACTTGAGATAATTAAATTATCAGATTATTTACCGAACAAGTCAGTTGGTTGGACTTTTTCAAATCAAATTATTAGGAGTGCTACTTCTGTTGCTGCAAATTATAGAGCCGTTTGTAGAGCAAAGAGTGATAAAGATTTTATTTCAAAAATGGAAACTGTAATTGAAGAAGCAGATGAAACTCTCTTTTGGCTTGAAATGATTGAAGAATCGGAAGTGATTGCAGATTTAGGATTGCAGATTGATGATTCTAAAAATCAGCAATCACAAATCAACCATCTAAAATCTGAAGTGAATGAGTTGATTTCAATATTTGTAGTTTCAGTGAAAACGGTTAAGAATCGGCTCAATCAAAAACCATCAATCCTAAATCAAAAATAA
- a CDS encoding aminoacyl-histidine dipeptidase, with amino-acid sequence MSDQIRNLEPKAVWNNFANLSEVPRPSKKEEKVIKFIKDFGEGLGLETEVDKAGNVVIRKPATPGMENRKMVTLQSHLDMVHQKNGDVKIDFAKDPIQLRIDGQWVKATGTTLGADNGMGVATIMALLQATDTPHGPLEGLFTIDEETGMTGAFALQPGFVKGDILLNLDSEDEGELYIGCAGGVDTNVHLRFDTQELPANSSALKLRMAGLKGGHSGMDISLGLGNSNKLMARFLYSLIGKSKVQLATFAGGTARNAIPRETEAVMVCEADDLENVRKLAKEFEAILKAEYAAREPNLTFTAEKADAPYKVLSAKNHKQLVRALHACINGVYAMSAEVPGLVETSTNLSVVKLAKGTCDIYTLQRSSLDSAKLAVAGMVAAAFQLAGAVVRHLGMYPGWQPDASSEILQVMKQVYEKQTGKTPAVKAVHAGLECGIIGQKYPNMELISFGPTIRGAHSPEERAEIASVQKFWDYLLETLKEIPVKS; translated from the coding sequence ATGTCAGACCAAATCAGGAACCTGGAACCTAAAGCTGTGTGGAACAATTTTGCAAACCTTTCCGAGGTTCCGCGGCCATCTAAAAAGGAAGAAAAGGTCATTAAATTTATAAAGGACTTTGGAGAAGGGCTGGGCCTGGAAACGGAGGTAGACAAGGCCGGAAATGTGGTGATCCGTAAACCGGCCACTCCGGGCATGGAAAACCGCAAGATGGTGACGCTGCAAAGCCACCTGGACATGGTACACCAAAAGAATGGTGATGTGAAGATTGATTTTGCCAAAGACCCCATTCAACTGCGGATTGACGGACAATGGGTAAAGGCAACTGGCACTACGCTGGGTGCCGACAATGGGATGGGCGTGGCCACCATCATGGCACTTTTGCAGGCTACCGATACTCCCCACGGCCCACTGGAGGGCCTTTTCACCATTGACGAGGAAACCGGCATGACGGGCGCTTTTGCCCTGCAGCCCGGATTCGTGAAAGGTGATATCCTGCTGAACCTGGATTCGGAGGACGAGGGCGAACTCTACATTGGATGTGCCGGGGGAGTGGACACCAACGTCCACCTCAGATTCGACACCCAGGAGCTGCCGGCCAACAGCAGCGCGCTGAAACTGCGCATGGCGGGATTAAAAGGCGGCCATTCAGGAATGGATATTTCCCTGGGGCTGGGCAACAGCAACAAGCTCATGGCGCGGTTCCTTTACAGCCTTATTGGAAAGTCGAAAGTGCAACTGGCCACATTTGCCGGAGGTACGGCACGCAATGCAATCCCCCGCGAAACCGAAGCGGTAATGGTCTGCGAAGCCGATGACCTGGAAAATGTCAGGAAACTGGCGAAAGAATTTGAAGCAATATTAAAAGCAGAATATGCGGCCCGGGAACCCAACCTGACCTTTACCGCTGAAAAAGCGGATGCTCCTTACAAGGTTTTAAGTGCAAAAAACCACAAACAGTTGGTCAGGGCACTCCATGCCTGCATCAATGGCGTTTATGCCATGAGCGCAGAAGTACCGGGGCTTGTGGAGACTTCCACCAATCTTTCGGTAGTGAAACTGGCCAAAGGCACCTGCGACATCTATACCCTCCAACGCAGTTCACTGGATAGCGCAAAACTGGCCGTGGCAGGAATGGTGGCCGCAGCCTTTCAGCTTGCCGGTGCAGTGGTTCGGCATTTGGGAATGTATCCTGGCTGGCAGCCGGACGCCAGCTCAGAAATATTGCAGGTAATGAAGCAGGTCTACGAAAAGCAAACGGGCAAAACCCCGGCAGTGAAAGCCGTACATGCCGGGCTGGAGTGCGGAATCATTGGCCAGAAATATCCGAACATGGAGCTGATCTCCTTCGGCCCTACCATCAGGGGAGCCCACTCGCCAGAAGAGCGGGCGGAGATTGCCTCAGTGCAGAAATTCTGGGATTATTTATTAGAGACGCTGAAGGAGATTCCTGTTAAAAGCTGA
- a CDS encoding GNAT family protein, whose translation MKIRINEELYLSGYKAGDKDALVRHLNDNEIRRNLLMVPSPYFEEDAEVWIRQVAGMPLNSQFLIRKGDGEAIGGIGFVFPAQEVMRHQADVGYWLAKGWRGKGFMKQVLLRFCEHGFEYFKLIRISAHIFSTNIHSEQLLLSCGFRQEGYLEKFYMKNGKLIDAKLFSKLKTLSQ comes from the coding sequence ATGAAGATCAGGATTAATGAGGAGTTATATCTTTCGGGATATAAGGCCGGAGACAAAGATGCTTTGGTCCGGCACCTCAACGACAATGAGATCAGGCGCAATTTGCTGATGGTTCCGTCTCCTTACTTTGAGGAAGATGCAGAAGTATGGATACGGCAGGTAGCCGGGATGCCGCTCAATTCTCAGTTCCTCATCCGCAAGGGAGATGGCGAGGCGATTGGCGGGATTGGATTCGTGTTTCCGGCTCAGGAGGTTATGCGTCATCAGGCCGATGTAGGCTACTGGCTGGCGAAAGGCTGGCGCGGCAAAGGTTTTATGAAACAGGTTTTGTTGCGCTTTTGCGAGCATGGATTCGAGTATTTTAAGCTAATTCGTATCAGTGCCCATATATTTTCAACCAACATTCATTCAGAGCAGTTGCTCCTGAGCTGTGGTTTCAGGCAGGAGGGTTACCTGGAAAAATTTTATATGAAGAATGGAAAACTCATTGATGCCAAGCTTTTCAGTAAACTAAAGACTTTATCTCAATGA
- a CDS encoding Calx-beta domain-containing protein, protein MKKHLFALASLLLFCQPGLFAQIIPNAGFENWNTINLPQDPLHFVTSNSQVYLETGANVTRVTDQQNGDYAIRLETVEASGEVVPGVVSSGAVNISSFSFQGGFPYSNAPDSVTGYWKGDFEPNDSGFIVFVYVNNNQPVTFPVFKHFKGNVANYTRFSFPVPAPSSGVADSFFIAMSSGDLNNPKVGSVFYLDNLRLTGTTDSVYNQDFEHWINPSYEDPADWSTANFITFLDGELSASRTTDNHSGDYAVRIESIYSSVVEEYFGFIATGRIQLDGEFTGGIPTTAEPARLRGWYKYSPSGNDSAIAGVYFSKFNSSLGISEPVDSAFIKLPAASVYTPFEVPILYKSGFDHDTVAVLLSSTDMTASGTAREGSVLWVDDLEFTQPAPTVSFTNTALAITENDTTISVEISIQGANSDPTTVEVMLGSQSTATAGSDFEFTGTVVTFPASSSAPQTVDIIIKEDTDEETDETVVLLLRNASNLANLSDSIFTLTIEDNDPVGIEAGKANILQVRPNPSQEFITISGYTGKGNLTINDATGRKIMEIAIEERQAVDISGLKPGRYFITLQDAGNAFFQSSFLKIE, encoded by the coding sequence ATGAAAAAGCATCTTTTCGCCCTCGCTTCACTTCTGCTGTTCTGTCAGCCGGGGTTGTTTGCCCAGATCATACCCAATGCGGGGTTTGAAAATTGGAACACCATAAATCTTCCCCAGGATCCGCTGCACTTTGTCACTTCCAATTCGCAGGTTTATTTGGAAACCGGGGCCAATGTAACCCGTGTAACTGATCAGCAGAACGGAGATTATGCCATCAGGCTTGAAACGGTGGAGGCAAGCGGAGAAGTGGTGCCTGGAGTGGTTTCGAGTGGAGCCGTAAATATCTCAAGTTTTTCATTCCAGGGCGGGTTTCCATATAGCAATGCACCTGATTCGGTTACCGGCTATTGGAAAGGCGATTTTGAACCCAATGATTCCGGCTTTATCGTTTTTGTTTACGTCAATAACAATCAGCCGGTTACATTTCCTGTTTTTAAACATTTCAAAGGAAACGTGGCTAATTATACCCGTTTCTCATTTCCCGTTCCTGCCCCATCGTCCGGAGTGGCTGATAGTTTTTTTATCGCCATGTCATCAGGAGATTTAAACAACCCGAAGGTGGGCAGCGTATTTTATCTTGATAACCTGCGCCTCACAGGCACTACCGATTCTGTTTATAACCAGGACTTTGAACATTGGATAAATCCCTCTTATGAGGATCCTGCTGATTGGTCTACTGCCAACTTCATCACGTTTCTTGATGGAGAACTTTCTGCCAGCCGGACGACTGATAATCACAGCGGAGATTATGCTGTGCGTATTGAAAGCATTTACAGTTCCGTGGTGGAAGAGTATTTTGGCTTTATTGCCACCGGCCGCATCCAACTGGACGGAGAATTTACAGGTGGCATTCCCACAACGGCTGAACCGGCCAGGCTCAGAGGTTGGTACAAGTATTCGCCTTCAGGAAATGATTCGGCCATTGCAGGGGTTTATTTCTCAAAATTCAACAGCAGTCTCGGAATCAGCGAACCGGTGGATTCAGCATTCATAAAATTACCTGCGGCCTCAGTTTATACGCCTTTTGAAGTTCCCATTCTTTATAAGTCAGGGTTTGACCATGATACTGTGGCGGTGTTATTATCCAGCACAGATATGACAGCCAGCGGCACAGCGCGCGAAGGCAGCGTTCTCTGGGTGGACGATCTGGAATTTACACAACCTGCGCCTACGGTTTCTTTTACAAACACTGCGCTTGCGATCACAGAAAACGATACGACCATTTCTGTGGAGATCAGTATACAAGGTGCCAACAGCGACCCTACTACAGTGGAGGTGATGCTGGGAAGCCAATCCACGGCAACTGCCGGAAGTGATTTTGAATTTACGGGAACGGTTGTCACATTTCCTGCAAGTTCGTCTGCCCCTCAAACCGTGGATATTATAATTAAAGAAGATACCGATGAGGAAACGGATGAAACCGTGGTGCTGCTGCTTCGAAATGCTTCCAACCTCGCAAACCTGAGTGACAGCATTTTCACGCTTACCATTGAAGATAACGATCCGGTAGGTATTGAAGCGGGTAAAGCGAATATATTGCAGGTCCGGCCTAATCCCTCCCAGGAATTTATTACCATCTCAGGATATACCGGCAAGGGAAACCTGACAATAAATGATGCTACAGGCAGGAAGATTATGGAAATTGCAATTGAAGAAAGGCAGGCAGTGGATATCAGCGGTTTAAAACCCGGAAGATATTTTATTACCCTTCAGGATGCCGGCAATGCTTTTTTTCAATCATCATTTTTAAAAATTGAATAG
- a CDS encoding CBASS cGAMP-activated phospholipase, whose amino-acid sequence MSKFIRVLSIDGGGIRGVIPGQILVELEEKLRKRSGNANARIGEYFDMIAGTSTGGILACAYLAPRHPGDPHPRFNAQEVVDIYREHGDQIFNVPLHHRLRTLYGFMNEKYPSSGLEEVLDSYFGKMKLSQLMKPNLITAYDTGRRKSWFFRQQNAHKPSRNFFVKDVLLATSAAPAYFEIAKVKAMSGKQFSFIDGGVFANNPALCAYAEARIIFKKKDYPGLRATAIDMVVVSLGTGRSAASYDYNKTKYWGLGHWAKPMMDMMMSGQAETVDYQLRQIYDSIESADQYIRINTTLPKEMTGEMDDASANNIQALIDIGNKTAKKHNADLNRIADMLLE is encoded by the coding sequence ATGTCGAAATTCATCAGGGTATTATCCATTGACGGAGGCGGAATAAGGGGGGTGATACCCGGGCAGATCCTTGTGGAACTGGAAGAAAAGCTCAGAAAGCGGTCAGGAAATGCGAATGCGAGGATAGGAGAATATTTCGATATGATAGCCGGAACCAGCACAGGAGGCATTCTGGCCTGCGCGTATCTTGCTCCCCGGCATCCGGGAGATCCTCACCCGCGGTTCAACGCGCAGGAGGTGGTGGATATTTACCGCGAACATGGCGACCAGATATTCAACGTACCGCTCCATCACCGCTTGCGTACGCTATACGGTTTTATGAATGAAAAGTATCCTTCTTCAGGACTTGAAGAGGTGCTGGACAGCTACTTCGGGAAGATGAAGCTGAGCCAACTAATGAAGCCAAACCTCATTACGGCTTATGATACCGGGAGGCGCAAATCATGGTTTTTCCGGCAACAAAATGCGCACAAGCCTTCCAGGAACTTTTTTGTAAAGGATGTATTATTAGCCACGTCTGCGGCTCCGGCATATTTTGAAATAGCAAAAGTGAAAGCCATGAGCGGCAAGCAATTTTCATTTATTGATGGCGGTGTGTTTGCGAATAATCCCGCACTCTGCGCCTATGCAGAAGCCCGGATCATTTTTAAGAAAAAGGACTATCCCGGTTTGCGCGCCACAGCCATTGATATGGTGGTGGTATCGCTTGGCACGGGCCGCTCGGCTGCCAGCTATGATTATAACAAAACCAAATATTGGGGCCTTGGCCATTGGGCAAAACCGATGATGGACATGATGATGAGCGGCCAGGCCGAAACGGTGGACTACCAGTTGCGCCAGATCTATGATTCAATTGAATCCGCTGATCAGTATATCAGGATAAATACTACGCTGCCAAAAGAAATGACGGGCGAAATGGATGATGCTTCAGCAAATAATATCCAGGCTTTGATTGATATTGGAAATAAAACCGCCAAAAAACATAATGCTGATCTGAACAGAATTGCCGATATGCTTTTGGAATAA
- a CDS encoding HAD family hydrolase, which translates to MTLSNKYRNLKLVIFDVDGTLYRQAPLRRIMALKLAFHYLLRPWKYKELLMLKEFREQREILANQADADLSTSQYRIPAQSAGVSVAVLEALVKHWMLIAPLPYLKKNVFPSVHKVFHILKENKIKIAVLSDYPASEKLEVLGLKADLIVSAAEAHINCLKPGTKGISYILNYFNIKPAECLFVGDRPELDGKCAGRMKIPFYQIRNNDDHEKLIVLLKKQSEVF; encoded by the coding sequence ATGACATTGTCAAATAAATATCGAAATCTTAAACTCGTAATTTTCGATGTGGATGGAACGCTTTACCGCCAGGCGCCTTTACGCAGAATTATGGCCCTGAAGCTGGCATTTCATTACCTCCTTCGACCCTGGAAATATAAGGAGCTGCTAATGCTTAAGGAATTCAGGGAGCAGCGGGAAATACTGGCTAATCAGGCAGATGCTGATCTTTCCACGAGCCAATACCGAATTCCTGCACAAAGCGCTGGAGTATCCGTTGCAGTTTTGGAAGCGCTGGTAAAACATTGGATGCTTATTGCTCCGTTGCCTTATCTTAAAAAGAACGTTTTCCCTTCTGTTCATAAAGTATTTCATATTTTAAAAGAAAATAAAATAAAAATTGCTGTACTTTCTGATTACCCGGCCAGCGAGAAATTGGAGGTATTGGGACTAAAGGCTGACCTGATCGTATCTGCTGCCGAAGCCCATATAAATTGCCTCAAACCTGGTACAAAAGGAATATCTTATATTTTAAATTATTTTAATATAAAACCGGCTGAATGCCTTTTTGTAGGAGACCGGCCTGAATTGGATGGAAAATGTGCCGGACGCATGAAAATACCTTTTTATCAGATCAGGAACAATGATGATCATGAAAAGCTGATTGTTCTTTTAAAGAAACAATCTGAAGTATTTTGA
- a CDS encoding sulfotransferase codes for MNDERPIIVTGTHRSGSTWVGKMLSASPEVAYIHEPFNPIFPDCGCGACFDKWFLYVSKNNSDIYKKHFQHILNLKYPASTLTNLQSLYHLKIFLKRKFQFFKYKNQRPLIKDPIALFSVEWLAKTFDMDVVVLIRHPAAFVSSIMRKDWTFPFEDLLAQEELMETLLRDYRTQIEEYSKTEKDIVEQAALLWTMFHDVILQYRERHPNWKFVRHKDLSENPITEYRKLYNFLDIPFNGDVKEIIKEASAAENPAGPQGSEELLKRDSKANIDSWKTRLDDKDIYKIKNQVEEISSRFYSESEW; via the coding sequence ATGAATGATGAGAGACCAATAATAGTCACCGGCACGCATCGCTCAGGTTCCACCTGGGTAGGAAAAATGTTGTCAGCCTCTCCGGAAGTGGCTTATATTCATGAGCCCTTCAATCCCATTTTTCCTGATTGTGGCTGTGGCGCTTGTTTTGACAAATGGTTTTTATATGTAAGCAAAAACAATTCGGATATTTATAAAAAGCATTTTCAGCATATTTTAAATTTAAAGTATCCAGCTTCTACACTCACCAATTTACAATCTCTTTATCATCTCAAAATATTCCTGAAGAGAAAATTTCAGTTTTTTAAGTATAAAAATCAACGTCCATTAATCAAGGATCCTATTGCCCTTTTTTCAGTTGAATGGCTGGCAAAAACTTTTGATATGGATGTTGTGGTGCTCATCCGGCATCCGGCAGCTTTTGTGAGTAGCATTATGCGTAAAGACTGGACCTTTCCCTTTGAAGATCTGCTTGCCCAGGAAGAATTGATGGAGACGCTATTAAGGGATTACCGGACACAAATTGAAGAATATTCTAAAACGGAAAAAGACATTGTAGAGCAGGCTGCGCTGCTGTGGACCATGTTCCATGATGTAATACTTCAATACAGGGAACGCCATCCCAACTGGAAGTTTGTGCGGCACAAAGACCTTTCAGAAAATCCAATTACAGAATATCGGAAACTGTATAACTTTCTGGATATTCCTTTTAACGGGGATGTAAAAGAGATCATTAAGGAAGCCAGTGCGGCTGAAAATCCTGCCGGGCCCCAGGGCAGTGAAGAATTACTAAAGCGTGACAGCAAAGCAAATATTGATAGCTGGAAAACCCGGCTTGATGATAAAGATATTTATAAAATAAAAAACCAGGTGGAGGAAATTTCTTCCCGGTTTTACAGCGAATCCGAGTGGTAG
- a CDS encoding DUF6265 family protein, whose product MNYLLIRNLGIAFLMLVSVTACTTWRSSLSSIDWLPGGWESKAGSSMIVEEWQQSSSKEWTGRGMLVKEGDTTVFEKLKITRKEKNYYYVADILENSESTWFKIIEINDSSFTCINPEHDFPKKIVYLRNGDRLSVVISGDGKEREFNFLRKGSGSSL is encoded by the coding sequence ATGAATTATTTATTAATTCGAAACTTAGGAATTGCTTTCCTAATGCTGGTTTCGGTTACGGCTTGTACTACATGGCGCAGCAGTCTTTCTTCCATTGATTGGCTTCCAGGAGGATGGGAAAGCAAAGCAGGCAGTAGTATGATAGTAGAGGAGTGGCAGCAAAGCTCCTCCAAAGAATGGACAGGTCGCGGCATGCTCGTGAAGGAAGGTGATACCACGGTTTTTGAAAAATTGAAAATAACCCGGAAAGAGAAAAATTACTATTATGTTGCCGATATATTAGAAAATTCGGAATCCACCTGGTTTAAAATAATAGAAATAAACGACAGCAGTTTCACCTGCATAAATCCTGAACATGATTTTCCTAAGAAGATTGTTTATTTACGAAATGGCGATCGTTTAAGTGTAGTAATATCGGGGGATGGAAAAGAACGGGAATTTAATTTTTTACGGAAGGGCAGCGGGAGTTCTTTATAA
- a CDS encoding virulence RhuM family protein, with amino-acid sequence MSDLVPKNNFILYNAPSGEVTLNVLLQNETIWLTQKMMAELFDVGVPAINKHLTNIFESNELEEDSVISILETTAADGKNYKTKFYNLDAVISVGYRVNSAKATQFRIWATKTLKEYIIKGFVLDDNRLKQGEAVFGKDYFKELLERVRSIRASERRIYQQITDIFAECSIDYDPKAEITKKFYAMVQNKFHFAITGQTAAEIIYKNANAKRDNMGLTTWKNAPEGRIVKTDTTIAKNYLQEKEIKQLERTVTGYFDYIENLIERENTFTMESLANSVDKFLNFNEFKILDGKGTKSHQQAISKAGKEYDQFNKTQKIISDFDRRLKNLE; translated from the coding sequence ATGAGCGATTTAGTTCCTAAAAATAATTTTATTCTGTATAACGCACCAAGTGGTGAAGTTACGCTAAACGTTTTGCTGCAAAATGAAACCATTTGGTTGACCCAAAAAATGATGGCTGAATTGTTTGATGTTGGCGTGCCTGCCATCAACAAGCATTTGACTAACATATTTGAAAGCAATGAGTTAGAAGAGGATTCAGTTATTTCCATTTTGGAAACAACTGCCGCTGACGGCAAAAACTATAAGACCAAGTTTTACAACTTAGATGCTGTAATTTCTGTAGGCTATCGGGTAAATTCAGCCAAAGCTACGCAATTTAGAATTTGGGCTACCAAAACCCTGAAAGAATATATCATCAAAGGTTTTGTGCTAGACGACAACCGATTGAAACAAGGTGAAGCGGTCTTTGGTAAAGATTATTTCAAGGAGTTATTGGAGCGTGTTCGTTCCATTCGTGCCAGTGAACGCAGAATTTACCAACAAATCACCGACATTTTTGCAGAATGCAGTATTGATTACGACCCAAAAGCAGAAATCACCAAGAAATTTTATGCAATGGTGCAAAATAAGTTTCATTTTGCCATTACAGGTCAGACGGCTGCCGAAATCATATATAAAAATGCCAATGCAAAAAGAGACAATATGGGATTAACCACATGGAAAAACGCACCAGAAGGCAGAATAGTAAAAACAGACACTACCATAGCTAAGAATTATCTGCAAGAGAAAGAGATAAAACAATTGGAACGCACAGTGACGGGCTACTTTGATTATATCGAAAACCTGATTGAGCGTGAAAACACTTTTACAATGGAAAGTTTGGCAAATAGTGTAGATAAGTTTTTGAATTTTAACGAATTCAAGATTTTAGATGGCAAAGGAACAAAGTCGCATCAACAAGCTATTTCCAAAGCAGGAAAAGAATATGACCAGTTTAACAAGACTCAAAAAATTATTTCTGACTTTGACCGAAGATTGAAGAATTTAGAATGA
- a CDS encoding nucleotide-binding protein translates to MNLAIEKLNDIISELEKINSDSSLDEKLFDRMAERAKAIAVNKFDTSTFHKENIDKLQNRISNSFNGFRSSHALELVGLVQIIIDDIELNAHKDQQLQTVSKLNATNNSTAAEKYTVGSDSLKVFIVHGHNDAMKEATARTVEKLGLKAIILHEKANAGDTIIEKFTKYSDVGFAVVLLSADDYGYSKADGATKAKLRARQNVIFELGFFYSKLGRKRVVAIFEQSANFEKPSDIDGVIYIPYSSDSKWKFDLVKELLEIGYQVDTNALLK, encoded by the coding sequence ATGAACTTAGCAATAGAAAAATTGAACGACATAATTTCCGAATTGGAAAAAATTAATTCTGATTCGTCACTAGATGAAAAACTATTTGACCGAATGGCAGAACGGGCCAAAGCAATTGCTGTAAATAAATTTGACACATCCACTTTTCATAAAGAAAATATTGACAAACTTCAAAACAGAATATCAAACTCCTTTAATGGTTTCCGTAGTTCTCATGCTTTAGAATTAGTTGGACTTGTTCAAATAATTATTGACGACATTGAATTGAATGCGCATAAGGATCAACAGCTTCAAACAGTATCAAAGCTGAACGCAACTAATAATTCAACTGCTGCGGAAAAATACACAGTTGGCAGCGACAGTTTAAAAGTGTTTATTGTTCATGGACACAATGACGCTATGAAAGAAGCTACAGCAAGAACTGTTGAGAAATTAGGATTGAAAGCAATAATTCTTCATGAGAAAGCAAACGCAGGTGACACTATTATTGAAAAGTTTACAAAATATTCTGATGTTGGTTTTGCTGTTGTATTGCTGTCTGCTGATGACTATGGTTATTCAAAAGCAGATGGTGCTACAAAAGCCAAACTAAGAGCAAGACAGAATGTAATTTTTGAGTTAGGTTTCTTTTATAGCAAACTTGGACGAAAAAGAGTTGTTGCAATATTTGAACAAAGCGCAAATTTTGAGAAGCCGTCAGACATTGACGGAGTGATATACATCCCATACAGTTCTGACAGCAAATGGAAATTTGATTTGGTTAAAGAGCTTTTAGAAATTGGCTATCAAGTTGATACTAATGCTTTACTTAAATAG